A single Blastococcus colisei DNA region contains:
- a CDS encoding MBL fold metallo-hydrolase, which yields MLIRSFPAGAFGTNCYAVASGPGQECVVVDPGMDAVEPLARMLAEDGLKPVAVVLTHGHLDHTFSVLPVCDGYDIPAYLHPRDFGMLSDPARWHGPQLAPLITGVRLPDPSEVRPLDDGAVLSLAGVELTVRHAPGHTQGSVMFSVDLGEAPGLLAGDVLFAGSVGRVDLPGGSWDAMLRSLRDVVLPLDDETVVLPGHGPATTIGRERATNPYLAEAASAPTGPGL from the coding sequence GTGCTCATCCGCTCCTTCCCCGCCGGCGCGTTCGGCACCAACTGCTACGCCGTGGCCTCGGGGCCCGGGCAGGAGTGCGTGGTCGTCGACCCCGGCATGGACGCCGTCGAGCCGCTGGCCCGGATGCTGGCCGAGGACGGGCTGAAGCCGGTGGCCGTCGTCCTCACCCACGGCCACCTGGACCACACCTTCTCGGTGCTGCCGGTGTGCGACGGCTACGACATCCCCGCCTACCTGCACCCGCGCGACTTCGGCATGCTGTCGGACCCGGCGAGGTGGCACGGGCCCCAGCTTGCGCCGCTGATCACCGGCGTGCGGCTGCCCGACCCGTCGGAGGTCCGCCCGCTCGACGACGGCGCCGTGCTGTCCCTGGCCGGCGTCGAGCTCACCGTCCGGCACGCCCCGGGGCACACCCAGGGCTCGGTGATGTTCTCCGTCGACCTGGGGGAGGCCCCTGGCCTGCTGGCGGGTGACGTGCTGTTCGCCGGGTCCGTGGGCCGGGTCGACCTGCCCGGAGGGTCGTGGGACGCGATGCTGCGCTCCCTGCGCGACGTCGTCCTGCCGCTGGACGACGAGACGGTCGTGCTGCCCGGCCACGGCCCGGCCACGACGATCGGGCGGGAGCGGGCGACCAACCCCTACCTGGCGGAAGCGGCCTCGGCCCCGACGGGGCCGGGCCTGTGA
- a CDS encoding peptidylprolyl isomerase, which produces MPTNKQRRQAAQRHLQRQLERRAEQAKKRRRNLGIIASAIAVLVVVGAALLITGVFSDDDTQAAADPTASDTPTSAAAPSTNADGTVTCTYAPDESGNPNLTDVGTPPNPEATPAQGTSTLLMSTDQGDLTLTLDRAKAPCAAASFTYLAQQSFFDGSTCHRLVNQPGFGVLQCGDPTGTGSGGPSYKYAEEVTPGTTYPRGTIAMAKTSAPNTTGSQFFLTFVDTTLPPEYTVVGTVDEAGLAVLDEVAAGGIEGVGPEGDGAPAIPVSITDLSVVS; this is translated from the coding sequence GTGCCCACGAACAAGCAGCGGCGCCAGGCCGCGCAGCGTCACCTGCAGCGCCAACTGGAGCGCCGTGCCGAGCAGGCCAAGAAGCGCCGCCGCAACCTGGGCATCATCGCCAGTGCGATCGCCGTCCTTGTCGTCGTCGGTGCGGCCCTGCTGATCACCGGCGTGTTCTCGGACGACGACACCCAGGCCGCAGCCGACCCCACTGCCTCGGACACTCCCACCAGCGCGGCGGCGCCCTCGACCAACGCCGACGGCACGGTCACGTGCACCTACGCCCCGGACGAATCGGGGAACCCCAACCTGACCGACGTCGGCACGCCGCCGAACCCAGAGGCGACGCCGGCCCAGGGCACGAGCACGCTGCTCATGAGCACCGACCAGGGTGACCTGACGCTGACCCTGGACCGGGCCAAGGCCCCCTGCGCCGCGGCGAGCTTCACCTACCTCGCGCAGCAGTCGTTCTTCGACGGGAGCACCTGCCACCGCCTGGTCAACCAGCCGGGCTTCGGCGTCCTGCAGTGCGGCGACCCGACCGGAACCGGCTCCGGCGGCCCGAGCTACAAGTACGCGGAGGAGGTCACCCCCGGGACGACCTACCCGCGGGGCACCATCGCCATGGCGAAGACCAGCGCCCCCAACACCACCGGCAGCCAGTTCTTCCTGACGTTCGTCGACACGACCCTGCCGCCGGAGTACACCGTCGTCGGCACGGTGGACGAGGCCGGTCTCGCCGTCCTGGACGAGGTCGCCGCCGGTGGCATCGAGGGCGTCGGCCCCGAGGGCGACGGCGCTCCGGCCATCCCGGTCAGCATCACGGACCTGTCCGTCGTCTCCTGA